Below is a genomic region from Sporomusaceae bacterium FL31.
CCTGCAGCCACACAGTCATCTTCCTGCTCCCATATGTAACTTCAAAATAATATTTTCCATCTTGGCCATCGGCTGCTGCCGGTGCATCCTTCTCGCGGGCAATTTGCTGATCAATGGACAGTGTTCCCCGGGTTCGGGCACGAGTAGCCATTTCGATAGCATCAATGATTCCCGGTCCATTGACCCCAAGTACAATGTGAAACTTGTCCCGTACCAGTATCCCATTGGTTAAAACAGCACTGACCAGTTCTAACAGTTTATAGGCCATTGCAGCACCAGCAATAAAGGTTCGTCCATGGTATTTGACAATATCGTCATAAGTGATATGCAGCAGCACATCATGATCTTTAACACAAATCATGTTTTTGTCCCCTCTCAGTTCTAATTCCCGTCAGTTTTCTTGCTCAATCAGACATAAAATCCGGCAACTGGAGTGTCTGTTGAAAAGCAGCAAACAAGTGTGCCGCAGCACAGCGATTGCGGTCCACGGCCTCTCCCGGTAGCTTTGACCATTTGGCATCAACCGGTGACAGCCCTTTTTTCTGCATATCGCTAATACCTGTTCCACCTTCGCAGCCAGCCCGGCAGTTATAGAGCTCTGCCAAATGAGGTAACGCTCCATTCGTACAAGCAATACGCTCATATTCATCCAGCCAGCGGTACACTTTATCAGGGCCGCCTATTTTGACAAATTGGCGATCTGGCAAATGAGCGGCAATACATTCACTGACACCGCCATACACACCCAAAGTAAGTCCGGCCCCTTCCGGCCGGTCGTCAAAATCAACGGCTTTATATCGGGTCAAATCAATATTGTGGTTGGTAATATACTGCTGTAACTTTTTAATTGTAATATTATAACCATGCAAATCCAGTCTTTTGATTTCGTTACGTTTGGCGACACAGGGCGATAAGAAAGCCAGCCTATCAGTGAGTTTCCGGTACTTTTGCAAATAGATAATCGTACAAAGTAATGGACTGTATACCGGCATGAGATACGGTTTCAGCTGGGGCTTATGACGCCTGATATATTCTGTCACTGCCGCGCAAGGAGAAGATAAAAAAGCCGCTTGCTTATTCTGCCGCAATAATTCTATATAGCCCCAGATGGTTATATCCGCTCTAAGTAAAACATTATGAAAAGATCGGACTCCCAGGCTTTGTAAATAACCGAATACTCGCCGGTAATCATCAAAACTGTTGACTGCCACCGGTGCCGCCAATAGGGTAATGGGTATACCATTCCTC
It encodes:
- a CDS encoding hydrogenase, giving the protein MQYTKNYITPPWGDPKDGSNLVDARRCSATAIDYEDDTERFMRDVRNGIPITLLAAPVAVNSFDDYRRVFGYLQSLGVRSFHNVLLRADITIWGYIELLRQNKQAAFLSSPCAAVTEYIRRHKPQLKPYLMPVYSPLLCTIIYLQKYRKLTDRLAFLSPCVAKRNEIKRLDLHGYNITIKKLQQYITNHNIDLTRYKAVDFDDRPEGAGLTLGVYGGVSECIAAHLPDRQFVKIGGPDKVYRWLDEYERIACTNGALPHLAELYNCRAGCEGGTGISDMQKKGLSPVDAKWSKLPGEAVDRNRCAAAHLFAAFQQTLQLPDFMSD